One genomic window of Xanthobacter dioxanivorans includes the following:
- a CDS encoding rhomboid family intramembrane serine protease, which yields MPHPLPPAFGVPHRQPIFNVPGAVAAMTLVLVGVHAVRTLVLSDDADIEVLTYFAFIPARYGLPDTMFYLPGGWGPKVWSVVTYALLHANWMHLIVNLVWLLAFGTPVARRFGSVRFTVFCAVTAAAGAGAHYFTHPDALVPLIGASAAVSGAMAAAVRFAFAPGAALSGARSIFADHLPAGSLAQNFRDTRVLTFVGAWFALNLLFAFGISMPGADGAEIAWQAHVGGFVAGLLLFSLFDPVPRSRTA from the coding sequence GTGCCCCACCCTCTTCCTCCCGCCTTCGGCGTGCCGCACCGGCAACCCATCTTCAACGTGCCCGGCGCGGTGGCGGCGATGACGCTCGTGCTCGTCGGCGTGCACGCCGTGCGCACCCTGGTCCTGTCCGACGACGCGGACATCGAGGTGCTCACCTATTTCGCCTTCATCCCCGCCCGCTACGGCCTGCCGGACACCATGTTCTATCTGCCCGGCGGCTGGGGCCCGAAGGTGTGGTCGGTGGTGACCTACGCGCTGCTCCATGCCAACTGGATGCACCTCATCGTTAATCTCGTCTGGCTGCTCGCCTTCGGCACGCCGGTGGCGCGGCGGTTCGGCTCCGTGCGATTCACCGTGTTCTGCGCGGTGACGGCGGCGGCGGGAGCGGGCGCGCACTACTTCACCCATCCGGACGCGCTGGTGCCCCTCATCGGCGCCTCGGCGGCGGTGTCCGGCGCCATGGCGGCCGCGGTGCGGTTCGCGTTCGCGCCCGGCGCGGCGCTCTCGGGCGCGCGCAGCATCTTCGCCGACCACCTGCCCGCCGGCTCGCTGGCGCAGAACTTCCGCGACACCCGCGTGCTGACCTTCGTCGGCGCCTGGTTCGCGCTCAACCTGTTGTTCGCGTTCGGCATCTCCATGCCGGGCGCGGACGGCGCGGAGATCGCCTGGCAGGCCCATGTGGGCGGCTTCGTCGCCGGGCTGCTGCTGTTCTCGCTGTTCGACCCGGTGCCGCGCAGCCGGACCGCCTGA
- a CDS encoding transglutaminase-like cysteine peptidase, with protein sequence MSKQILQRPILSLIAVLLLMAAGASGVGAQETRFANLSPAFAPRHLMDGRATTAPMGFVRFCSQSPHECDVMGNGPLAMRLDAQRNAELERVNRTVNEAIQPETDLDHFGETERWAYPDDGRGDCEDYVLEKRRRLINMGWPSSVLLITVVRDHEGDGHAVLTVITDRGDLILDNQEAEIVSWKDTGYRFVKRQSQASPSAWVSLGETAVPPAVAGTGR encoded by the coding sequence ATGTCGAAGCAAATCCTGCAACGGCCTATCCTGTCCCTGATTGCCGTCCTGCTGCTGATGGCCGCGGGCGCGTCGGGCGTCGGGGCGCAGGAGACCCGCTTTGCCAATCTTTCGCCGGCTTTCGCGCCCCGCCACCTGATGGATGGGCGCGCCACCACGGCCCCCATGGGGTTCGTGCGCTTCTGCAGCCAGAGCCCCCATGAATGCGATGTCATGGGCAACGGCCCGCTGGCGATGCGGCTCGACGCCCAGCGCAACGCGGAGCTGGAGCGCGTCAACCGCACCGTGAACGAGGCCATCCAGCCGGAGACCGACCTCGACCATTTCGGCGAGACCGAGCGCTGGGCCTATCCCGACGACGGGCGCGGCGATTGCGAGGACTATGTGCTCGAGAAGCGGCGGCGGCTGATCAACATGGGCTGGCCGTCCTCGGTCCTGCTCATCACCGTGGTGCGCGACCATGAGGGCGACGGGCACGCGGTGCTCACCGTCATCACCGACCGGGGTGATCTCATCCTCGACAACCAGGAGGCGGAGATCGTGTCCTGGAAGGATACCGGCTACCGCTTCGTCAAGCGGCAGTCGCAGGCGTCTCCGTCGGCCTGGGTTTCGCTCGGCGAGACGGCCGTGCCGCCGGCGGTGGCCGGCACCGGCCGCTGA
- a CDS encoding gamma carbonic anhydrase family protein — protein sequence MPIYSIDGIAPEFPASGNYWIAPDAVIIGRVVLKEGASVWFGAILRGDNEPIVVGEGSNIQENSVLHTDPGFPLTLGTNVTVGHMAMLHGCTVGDNSLIGMGATVLNGARIADNCLVGSMALVTEGKAFEPYSLIVGTPAKAVRTLDAEAATRLTRTAEHYQHNYQRYAKGLKRID from the coding sequence ATGCCCATCTATTCCATCGACGGAATCGCCCCCGAGTTTCCCGCGTCCGGCAATTACTGGATCGCACCGGATGCGGTGATCATCGGACGGGTCGTTCTGAAGGAGGGAGCGAGCGTGTGGTTCGGCGCCATCCTGCGCGGCGACAACGAGCCCATCGTGGTGGGCGAAGGCTCCAACATCCAGGAAAACAGCGTCCTTCACACCGATCCGGGCTTCCCGCTCACCCTGGGCACCAATGTGACGGTGGGGCACATGGCCATGCTGCATGGCTGCACGGTGGGCGACAATAGCCTCATCGGCATGGGCGCGACGGTGCTCAACGGCGCCCGGATCGCCGACAACTGCCTCGTGGGCTCCATGGCGCTGGTGACGGAGGGCAAGGCCTTCGAGCCCTATTCCCTCATCGTCGGCACCCCGGCCAAGGCGGTGCGCACGCTCGATGCCGAGGCGGCGACCCGCCTGACCCGCACGGCGGAGCACTACCAGCACAATTACCAGCGCTACGCCAAGGGCCTGAAGCGCATCGACTGA
- a CDS encoding O-linked N-acetylglucosamine transferase, SPINDLY family protein has product MPPSPPPGAPPPLPTALARLLQDGYQHQLREQYEEAARLYRKILKVVPDHADVLHLLGIVRARQGREPEAVELYRKALARRPGDAKAWYNLALAHGALEQKDACVVAMERAFALDPTLPLAANVLFPARRGAWNWRDHAALLAAVRRSAMGEGAPVLPFLALYLDEPGLHLSAARRMVAAEKMPRQPLAFDHSARRAASGPIRLAYLSADFRNHATTHLISRLFARHDRSRFEVTAVSIGPDDGSAHRRAVEGAVDRFLDLEKAGAEDIAREVAALGVDILVDLMGHTMGERMAVFAHRPAPVQVGYLGYPSTSGAPFFDYVIADPGVLPFSEAPFFSEKIVHLPDTYQPNDPDLPVGPRPSRADAGLPEDGFVFCAFNGAAKLDPDTFSAHMRILSAVPGSVLWMLEGRKDGPDNLRREAAARGIDPARLVFAGMAPLADHLARVVLADLFLDTFPYTAHTTASDALRMGVPIVTRAGRSFASRVAASLMAQMDCADLVTTDPAAFEARAIGLARDPAALAAARARIAAARATSPLFDIDRYARHLERAFEAMAGRFRAGLPPEAFAVEPLPRA; this is encoded by the coding sequence ATGCCTCCTTCCCCGCCTCCCGGCGCGCCGCCGCCGCTGCCCACCGCCCTCGCCAGGCTGCTCCAGGACGGCTACCAGCATCAGCTGCGCGAGCAGTATGAAGAGGCCGCGCGGCTCTATCGCAAGATCCTGAAGGTGGTTCCGGACCACGCGGACGTGCTGCACCTGCTGGGCATCGTGCGGGCGCGCCAGGGCCGCGAGCCCGAGGCCGTCGAGCTCTACCGGAAGGCGCTGGCGCGCCGGCCCGGCGATGCCAAGGCCTGGTACAACCTCGCCCTGGCTCATGGCGCGCTGGAGCAGAAGGACGCGTGCGTCGTCGCCATGGAGCGCGCCTTCGCCCTCGATCCCACGCTGCCTTTGGCCGCCAACGTCCTTTTCCCCGCCCGGCGCGGCGCCTGGAACTGGCGCGACCACGCCGCGCTTTTGGCCGCCGTGCGCCGGTCGGCCATGGGGGAGGGGGCGCCCGTCCTGCCTTTCCTCGCCCTCTATCTCGACGAGCCCGGGCTGCATCTGTCCGCGGCGCGCCGCATGGTGGCCGCCGAAAAGATGCCGAGGCAGCCGCTCGCCTTCGATCATTCCGCGCGGCGCGCGGCCTCGGGCCCGATCCGCCTCGCCTATCTCTCCGCCGATTTCCGCAACCACGCCACCACGCATCTCATCAGCCGGCTCTTCGCCCGCCATGACCGCAGCCGGTTCGAGGTGACCGCCGTCTCCATCGGCCCGGACGACGGCTCCGCGCACCGGCGCGCGGTGGAAGGGGCGGTGGACCGCTTCCTCGACTTGGAGAAGGCGGGTGCCGAGGACATCGCCCGCGAGGTGGCGGCGCTCGGCGTCGACATCCTCGTGGACCTGATGGGCCACACCATGGGCGAGCGCATGGCCGTGTTCGCCCACCGCCCGGCGCCGGTCCAGGTGGGCTATCTCGGCTATCCCTCCACCAGCGGCGCGCCGTTCTTCGACTACGTGATCGCCGATCCCGGGGTGCTGCCCTTCTCCGAGGCGCCGTTCTTCAGCGAGAAGATCGTGCACCTGCCGGACACCTACCAGCCGAACGATCCCGATCTGCCGGTCGGCCCGCGCCCGAGCCGTGCCGACGCGGGGCTGCCGGAGGACGGGTTCGTGTTCTGCGCCTTCAACGGCGCCGCCAAGCTCGATCCCGACACCTTCTCGGCCCACATGCGCATCCTGTCCGCCGTGCCGGGCTCGGTGCTGTGGATGCTGGAGGGTCGCAAGGACGGCCCCGACAACCTGCGGCGGGAGGCGGCGGCGCGGGGCATCGACCCGGCCCGTCTCGTCTTCGCGGGGATGGCGCCGCTCGCCGACCATCTGGCGCGGGTGGTGCTGGCCGACCTGTTCCTCGACACCTTCCCCTACACCGCCCACACCACCGCCAGCGACGCGCTGCGCATGGGCGTTCCCATCGTGACGCGCGCCGGGCGCTCCTTCGCCTCCCGCGTGGCCGCGAGCCTGATGGCGCAGATGGACTGCGCCGACCTCGTCACCACCGATCCGGCCGCGTTCGAGGCGCGCGCCATAGGGCTCGCCCGCGATCCGGCGGCGCTGGCGGCGGCGCGGGCGCGCATCGCCGCGGCGCGGGCCACCTCGCCCTTGTTCGACATCGACCGCTATGCCCGCCATCTGGAGCGGGCGTTCGAGGCCATGGCCGGCCGCTTCCGCGCCGGCCTGCCGCCGGAGGCCTTCGCCGTCGAGCCGTTGCCGCGCGCCTGA
- a CDS encoding low affinity iron permease family protein, with product MRAPQATPIKELRAQVEQGRAPRPLFTRLSQQVSRYAGKPATFVGAMGVIVAWGLTGPLFGFNDTWQLIINTSTTIVTFLMVFLIQNSQNRDTAALQIKLDELIARLDGPREVLLDLEDLDEEALERLRLEYALLADKARARGDAGARPEPASPAPDTTGRRTP from the coding sequence ATGCGGGCGCCACAGGCAACGCCGATCAAGGAGCTGAGGGCGCAGGTGGAACAGGGACGGGCACCGCGCCCGCTGTTCACCCGCCTGTCCCAGCAGGTGTCCCGCTATGCGGGCAAGCCCGCCACCTTCGTCGGCGCCATGGGCGTGATCGTGGCGTGGGGACTGACCGGGCCGCTGTTCGGCTTCAACGACACCTGGCAGCTCATCATCAACACCTCCACCACCATCGTCACCTTCCTGATGGTCTTCCTCATCCAGAACAGCCAGAACCGCGACACCGCGGCGCTGCAGATCAAGCTCGACGAGCTGATCGCCCGCCTCGACGGGCCACGCGAGGTGCTGCTCGACCTGGAGGACCTCGACGAGGAGGCGCTGGAACGCCTGCGGCTCGAATACGCCCTCCTCGCCGACAAGGCCCGAGCCCGGGGGGACGCCGGCGCCCGGCCGGAGCCCGCCAGCCCGGCGCCGGACACCACCGGCAGGCGCACGCCCTGA
- a CDS encoding 5'-methylthioadenosine/S-adenosylhomocysteine nucleosidase (Enables the cleavage of the glycosidic bond in both 5'-methylthioadenosine and S-adenosylhomocysteine), whose protein sequence is MDDPARHILPVGGHSILFVMATSQEYGPHLKSRIDPLITGVGPVEAAVETARALAILAHRGQLPQLVFTLGSAGSRRLDHAQVYQVARVAYRDMDASALGFEKGRTPFLDEPAVIELPHRIKGVPEASLSTGGAIISGAAYDAIAEDMVDMESFAVLRAARRHHLPLMGLRGISDGKAELARYEDWTEYLHVIDEKLAAALDVFARQLEGEGLAAPAERP, encoded by the coding sequence ATGGACGATCCCGCCCGCCACATCCTGCCCGTCGGCGGCCACAGCATTCTTTTCGTGATGGCCACCAGCCAGGAATACGGCCCGCACCTCAAGTCCCGCATCGACCCCCTCATCACCGGCGTCGGCCCGGTGGAGGCGGCGGTGGAGACGGCGCGGGCGCTCGCCATCCTCGCCCATCGCGGGCAGCTGCCGCAGCTCGTCTTCACCCTCGGCTCGGCCGGCTCGCGCCGGCTGGACCATGCGCAAGTGTACCAGGTGGCGCGCGTCGCCTATCGCGACATGGACGCCTCCGCGCTGGGCTTCGAGAAGGGCCGCACCCCCTTCCTCGACGAGCCGGCGGTCATTGAGCTGCCCCACCGCATCAAGGGGGTGCCGGAGGCCTCGCTCTCCACCGGCGGCGCCATCATCTCGGGCGCGGCCTATGATGCCATCGCCGAGGACATGGTGGACATGGAGAGCTTCGCCGTGCTGCGCGCCGCGCGGCGCCATCACCTGCCCCTCATGGGCCTGCGCGGCATCAGCGACGGCAAGGCCGAGCTCGCCCGCTACGAGGACTGGACGGAATATCTCCACGTGATCGACGAAAAGCTCGCTGCCGCCCTCGACGTGTTCGCCCGCCAGCTCGAAGGGGAGGGGCTCGCCGCCCCGGCGGAGCGCCCATGA
- a CDS encoding LacI family DNA-binding transcriptional regulator — translation MRQRRTGRGGGATMEDVAQVAGVSAMTVSRVLRQPELVNKDLRAKVEAAIRETGYIYNLVASSLASQRSGTIALILPTVASSIFSDSVKGVSDVCRERSVQMIMAETNYVPAEEERVIEALLRRRPDGFVIVGVSHTRATRDMLEKSGVPVVETWDATATPIDSLVSLSNFDAMQAMTQALVAEGYRRIAFVGTATRDHRALMRARGYEAGMAAAGLPIPDILAAGDVTSMGSGAAIAEEIMARGDRPEAVVFLNDVLAAGALLAFQRKGLRVPEDIAVAGFGGFDFARHLIPSLTTVDIPRQEIGRRAAQILLDRIEGKAPAGTLHAVGFEVALRESTRRVPR, via the coding sequence ATGCGGCAGCGGCGGACGGGACGGGGCGGCGGCGCCACCATGGAAGACGTGGCGCAGGTGGCGGGTGTCTCGGCCATGACCGTCTCCCGCGTGCTGCGCCAGCCGGAGCTGGTGAACAAGGACCTCAGGGCCAAGGTGGAAGCCGCCATCCGCGAGACCGGCTACATCTACAATCTCGTTGCCTCCAGCCTCGCCTCGCAGCGCAGCGGCACCATCGCCCTCATCCTGCCGACGGTGGCGAGCTCCATCTTCTCCGACAGCGTCAAGGGCGTGTCGGACGTCTGCCGCGAGCGTTCGGTGCAGATGATCATGGCCGAGACCAACTACGTGCCGGCCGAGGAGGAGCGGGTGATCGAAGCCCTGCTGCGCCGGCGGCCGGACGGCTTCGTCATCGTCGGCGTGTCCCACACCCGCGCCACCCGTGACATGCTGGAGAAGTCCGGCGTCCCCGTGGTCGAGACCTGGGACGCGACCGCCACCCCCATCGACAGCCTGGTGAGCCTCTCCAACTTCGACGCCATGCAGGCGATGACGCAGGCGCTGGTGGCGGAGGGCTACCGGCGCATCGCCTTCGTCGGCACCGCCACCCGCGACCACCGCGCCCTCATGCGCGCCAGGGGATATGAAGCCGGCATGGCCGCAGCCGGCCTGCCCATCCCGGATATTCTCGCGGCCGGCGATGTGACCAGCATGGGGTCAGGCGCGGCGATCGCCGAGGAGATCATGGCCCGCGGCGACCGGCCGGAGGCAGTGGTCTTCCTCAACGACGTGCTCGCCGCCGGCGCGCTCCTCGCGTTCCAGCGCAAGGGGCTGAGGGTGCCGGAGGACATCGCCGTCGCCGGCTTCGGGGGCTTCGACTTCGCCCGCCACCTCATCCCGTCGCTCACCACCGTGGACATTCCGCGCCAGGAGATCGGCCGGCGTGCGGCGCAGATCCTCCTCGACCGCATCGAGGGCAAGGCGCCCGCGGGCACCCTGCATGCGGTCGGCTTCGAGGTGGCGCTGCGGGAGAGCACCCGGCGGGTGCCGCGCTGA
- a CDS encoding FAD-dependent oxidoreductase, with translation MRDARPREVLSTDVLVVGGGAAGLAAAIAAARRGRSVLLLERYGFSGGAAVAGLSGTICGLYTASERRNAGPEQVVHGFVDEFLAVMEAKGGLTDPVQYGRTFVRVHDPLVWREASDHLLSAEGRVRVLYHATVTGVIAEGDHVAGVEVFTKQGPIEVRAKLTVDASGDADVAAMAGRALTKGKDGAIQNPTMIFRVLGVDMPRFLAAHGPDSILGERVSHLISDLNASGAYTLPRAKIFLFPTPRPGELLCNATRIVGRDGRELDATRAADLSEAEIEGRLQVREYARFIRDHIEGCEASFVNDTGVQVGIRQSWQIVGRERLANDDVTSARKRPDGICRSPWPIELHSGEKPKLHWILDDYYEVPLGCFLPATGTGLLMAGRCLSAEHEAMASARVTAQCFGYGQAVGLVADHLCDDPTAAAPSGADIRAALNALGAQLT, from the coding sequence ATGCGCGACGCCAGGCCCAGGGAGGTTCTGTCGACGGACGTTCTGGTGGTCGGGGGCGGCGCCGCCGGCCTTGCCGCCGCCATCGCCGCCGCCCGCCGGGGCCGCTCCGTGCTGCTGCTCGAGCGCTACGGCTTCTCGGGCGGCGCCGCCGTGGCGGGCCTCTCCGGCACCATCTGCGGCCTCTACACCGCCTCGGAGCGGCGCAACGCCGGGCCCGAGCAGGTGGTGCACGGCTTCGTCGACGAGTTCCTCGCCGTGATGGAGGCCAAGGGCGGCCTCACCGATCCCGTCCAGTACGGCAGGACCTTCGTGCGCGTGCACGACCCGCTGGTCTGGCGCGAGGCCTCCGACCACCTGCTTTCCGCCGAGGGCCGCGTGCGCGTGCTCTACCACGCCACGGTCACCGGCGTGATCGCCGAGGGGGATCACGTGGCGGGGGTGGAGGTGTTCACCAAGCAGGGGCCGATCGAGGTCCGCGCGAAGCTGACCGTGGACGCCTCCGGCGACGCCGACGTGGCCGCCATGGCGGGCCGGGCCCTCACCAAGGGGAAGGATGGCGCCATCCAGAACCCCACCATGATCTTCCGCGTGCTCGGCGTGGACATGCCCCGCTTCCTGGCCGCCCACGGGCCGGATTCCATTCTCGGCGAGCGCGTGTCGCATCTCATCTCCGATCTGAACGCATCGGGCGCCTACACGCTGCCGCGCGCCAAGATCTTCCTCTTTCCCACGCCGCGCCCCGGCGAGCTGCTGTGCAACGCCACCCGCATCGTCGGCCGCGACGGCCGCGAGCTGGACGCCACCCGCGCCGCCGACCTCAGCGAGGCGGAGATCGAGGGGCGCCTGCAGGTGCGCGAATATGCCCGCTTCATCCGCGACCATATCGAGGGCTGCGAGGCGTCGTTCGTGAACGACACCGGCGTGCAGGTGGGCATCCGCCAGAGCTGGCAGATTGTCGGCCGCGAGCGCCTCGCCAATGATGATGTCACCTCCGCCCGCAAGCGGCCGGACGGCATTTGCCGCTCGCCCTGGCCCATCGAGCTGCATTCGGGCGAGAAGCCGAAGCTCCACTGGATCCTCGACGACTATTACGAGGTGCCGCTCGGCTGCTTCCTGCCGGCCACGGGCACCGGCCTTCTCATGGCCGGGCGCTGCCTCTCCGCCGAGCACGAGGCCATGGCCTCGGCCCGCGTCACCGCCCAGTGCTTCGGCTACGGGCAGGCGGTGGGCCTCGTCGCCGACCATCTGTGCGACGACCCCACGGCTGCCGCGCCCTCCGGCGCCGACATCCGCGCCGCCCTCAACGCCCTCGGCGCCCAGCTCACCTGA
- a CDS encoding dihydroxy-acid dehydratase produces MSEPKSPATGPAATPRLRSNFEPGTTRWAVRRAQWLAMGYSEADLLKPKIAIVNSSSKLSVCYAHLDDVCRVVEAAIREAGGCPSRSARWRRPTSSPAPGGRRATSCPAATCW; encoded by the coding sequence ATGTCCGAGCCCAAATCACCCGCCACCGGGCCAGCCGCGACCCCCCGCCTGCGCAGCAATTTCGAGCCGGGGACCACCCGCTGGGCCGTGCGCCGCGCCCAGTGGCTCGCCATGGGCTACAGCGAGGCGGACCTGCTGAAGCCGAAGATCGCCATCGTCAACAGCTCCAGCAAGCTGTCGGTCTGCTACGCCCATCTCGACGATGTGTGCCGCGTGGTGGAGGCGGCGATCCGCGAGGCCGGGGGCTGCCCTTCGAGATCCGCACGGTGGCGCCGTCCGACTTCGTCACCAGCGCCGGGCGGCAGGCGCGCTACCTCATGCCCAGCCGCGACCTGCTGGTGA
- a CDS encoding dihydroxy-acid dehydratase domain-containing protein, whose translation MAPSDFVTSAGRQARYLMPSRDLLVNDVEVQVEGAELDGMVLLASCDKTTPGQLMAAARLNIPSIVVPCGYQLGGHCAGKEVDIEEVYKSVGALKSGAISLADLTAMTCSAITGPGVCAGLATANTMHVLAEALGMALPRSAPIRAGSQALMANAARSGAAIVDLVNRDLRPRDILTPAAFRNALRVAVATGCSVNCVRHLAAVASEAEMDFDVVAELEAVADIPQLTTVRPNGPHRIEDLDAAGGCRGVMRELAGVLDTSVVTVSGRPLAELLAEAPEPDRRFIRPLADPFRAEPGLAILRGSLAPDGAVVKISAVPAHVRRFSGRARVFEDENTAIKALETHSIAAGDVVVLRGLGPRGGPGTVFAASFMAALVGAGLGGGVAVVTDGELSGLNSGITIGQVMPEAAEGGPLALVASGDMIVIDITTRRVDLDVSEAELAARRTVWKAPDHSKVRGWLGQYAALVQPLSKGAVLRPPGA comes from the coding sequence GTGGCGCCGTCCGACTTCGTCACCAGCGCCGGGCGGCAGGCGCGCTACCTCATGCCCAGCCGCGACCTGCTGGTGAACGACGTGGAAGTGCAGGTGGAGGGCGCCGAGCTCGACGGCATGGTGCTGCTCGCCTCCTGCGACAAGACCACGCCGGGCCAGCTCATGGCGGCGGCGCGCCTCAACATCCCCTCCATCGTGGTGCCGTGCGGCTACCAGCTCGGCGGCCATTGCGCCGGCAAGGAGGTGGACATCGAGGAGGTCTACAAGAGCGTCGGCGCGCTGAAGTCCGGCGCCATCTCCCTGGCCGACCTCACCGCCATGACCTGCAGCGCCATCACCGGGCCCGGCGTGTGCGCGGGCCTCGCCACCGCCAACACCATGCACGTCCTCGCCGAGGCGCTGGGCATGGCCCTGCCGCGCAGCGCCCCCATCCGCGCCGGCTCGCAGGCGCTGATGGCCAATGCCGCCCGCTCCGGCGCCGCCATCGTCGACCTCGTCAACCGCGACCTGCGCCCGCGCGACATCCTCACCCCCGCCGCCTTCCGCAACGCCTTGCGCGTCGCCGTGGCCACCGGATGCTCGGTGAACTGCGTGCGGCACCTGGCGGCGGTGGCCTCCGAGGCGGAGATGGATTTCGACGTGGTGGCGGAACTGGAGGCGGTGGCCGATATCCCCCAGCTCACCACCGTGCGCCCCAACGGCCCGCACCGCATCGAGGACCTCGATGCCGCCGGCGGCTGCCGGGGGGTGATGCGGGAGCTGGCCGGGGTGCTCGACACCTCGGTGGTGACGGTCTCGGGCCGTCCCCTCGCCGAGCTCCTCGCCGAGGCGCCGGAGCCGGACCGGCGCTTCATCCGCCCGCTGGCCGATCCCTTCCGCGCCGAGCCGGGCCTCGCCATCCTGCGCGGCAGCCTCGCCCCCGATGGCGCGGTGGTGAAGATCTCGGCGGTGCCGGCGCACGTGCGCCGCTTCTCCGGCCGCGCCCGGGTGTTCGAGGATGAGAACACCGCCATCAAGGCGCTGGAGACCCATTCCATCGCCGCCGGCGACGTGGTGGTGCTGCGCGGCCTCGGCCCCCGCGGCGGCCCGGGCACGGTGTTCGCGGCCAGCTTCATGGCTGCCCTGGTGGGCGCCGGCCTCGGCGGCGGCGTGGCGGTGGTGACCGACGGGGAACTGTCCGGGCTCAACAGCGGCATCACCATCGGCCAGGTCATGCCCGAGGCCGCCGAGGGCGGTCCGCTCGCCCTCGTCGCCAGCGGCGACATGATCGTCATCGACATCACGACGCGTCGGGTGGACCTCGACGTGTCGGAGGCGGAGCTGGCCGCCCGCCGGACCGTCTGGAAGGCACCGGACCACAGCAAGGTCAGGGGCTGGCTCGGCCAGTATGCGGCGCTGGTCCAGCCTCTGTCGAAGGGTGCGGTGCTCAGGCCGCCGGGGGCCTGA
- a CDS encoding ABC transporter substrate-binding protein encodes MATALAVLVATTARAESVKVGVLNDQSGVQSDFAGPGSVIAAKMAIADFGGKVAGMPIELIAADHQNKADVGVNIARQWFDTDGVDAVLDVPNSAVALGVSSIARQKNKALIISGGGTSDLTGKDCSPNTVHWTYDTWAQANTVGNAVTKSGANTWYFITVDYAFGHALERDASEAIKSAGGKVLGTVKHPLGTSDLSSFLLQGQASGAKVIGLGSAGADTINAVKQAAEFGIVKGGQKLVAMLMVLNDISALGLETAQGLLLSEAFYWDLNDSTRAFARRFAEQNGGRYPNMVHAGVYAGLLHYLKAVEKVGSAKDGTKVVEAMKAIPTDDALFGKGAVRKDGRAIHDMYLFEVKAPSESKGAYDYYKLIATVPAAQAFRPLEASNCLLVK; translated from the coding sequence ATGGCAACGGCACTTGCCGTACTGGTCGCGACGACGGCGCGGGCAGAGAGCGTGAAGGTGGGCGTGCTCAACGACCAGTCCGGCGTTCAGTCGGACTTCGCCGGGCCGGGCTCGGTGATCGCCGCGAAGATGGCCATCGCCGACTTCGGCGGCAAGGTCGCGGGCATGCCCATCGAGCTCATCGCCGCCGATCACCAGAACAAGGCCGACGTCGGCGTGAACATCGCCCGACAGTGGTTCGACACCGATGGTGTCGACGCGGTGCTGGACGTGCCCAATTCCGCCGTGGCGCTGGGGGTGAGCTCCATCGCCCGGCAGAAGAACAAGGCGCTCATCATCTCCGGCGGCGGCACCTCCGACCTCACCGGCAAGGACTGTTCGCCCAACACCGTGCACTGGACCTACGACACCTGGGCCCAGGCCAATACCGTGGGCAACGCGGTGACCAAGTCCGGCGCCAACACCTGGTACTTCATCACGGTGGACTACGCCTTCGGCCATGCGCTGGAGCGCGATGCCTCCGAGGCCATCAAGTCGGCCGGCGGCAAGGTGCTGGGCACGGTGAAGCATCCGCTCGGCACTTCCGACCTGTCCTCCTTCCTGCTGCAGGGCCAGGCCTCCGGCGCCAAGGTGATCGGCCTCGGCAGCGCCGGCGCCGACACCATCAACGCGGTGAAGCAGGCGGCCGAGTTTGGCATCGTCAAGGGTGGGCAGAAGCTCGTCGCCATGCTCATGGTGCTCAACGACATCAGCGCCCTGGGTCTGGAAACCGCCCAGGGGCTGCTGCTGTCGGAGGCGTTCTACTGGGACCTCAACGACAGCACCCGCGCCTTCGCCAGGCGCTTCGCCGAACAGAACGGCGGGCGCTATCCCAACATGGTGCATGCGGGCGTCTATGCCGGGCTGCTGCACTATCTGAAGGCGGTGGAGAAGGTCGGCAGCGCCAAGGACGGGACCAAGGTGGTGGAGGCCATGAAGGCCATTCCCACCGACGACGCCCTGTTCGGCAAAGGCGCGGTGCGCAAGGACGGGCGGGCCATCCACGACATGTACCTGTTCGAGGTGAAGGCGCCGTCCGAATCGAAGGGGGCGTACGACTACTACAAGCTCATCGCCACCGTGCCCGCGGCCCAGGCCTTCCGCCCGCTCGAGGCGAGCAATTGTCTGCTGGTGAAGTAG